The genome window ATTCACCATGAACCCTGGCGTGCAGAGGTCTTGATTAACTTAGCGCAAGTTGATAGTGCCTACTTTACTCAAATCCTGGACGCCGCTCGGGCGATTCAGAGTATGTACCACCGGGCCAGGGTTCTGAGTGCTTTGGCGCAAGTCGATAGTGCCTACATTGCGGAAACCTTGGACGTTGCCAGGGCGATTCAGGGTGAGGACTACCGGGCGGGCGTCTTGAGTGATTTATCCGAATTTGCTCCAGACGCCTTTCTTTCCCAAATCTACTCTGCCATCTTCACAATCACCCACATCCCCATCCGCGCCAAGAACCTCAGCAGCTATCTCCCTCGTTTGCCCCTTACTACTCTTCCCTATGCTGACTGGCAAGCCCACCTCCACCTTCTCGCCCACCGCAAACGATCCGACCTAATGGAGGACTTGGTCATATTGTATCCAGCAGTGTGTCACCTGGGCGGAGCCGGGGCCATGGGCGGCATCGTCACAGAAATGAAGCGAGTATGTGCCCAGTGGCCCTGAGGTTAGACCGCCCACATCATAACCAAAACAAGATCATCGCTCTCGACAGGGGGACGAGGTAGCCTTGGTTAACCTCAGTTCGGGTTAAGGTAATTGCGAGCAAGCGGCACGTTGCTGTTGACAAAAATAGCAGCTTGACGAGCTACATCGAAAGACTGAACAACACTTTAAGGCAGCGGATTTCTCGGCTGGTGAGGAAGACACTGTCCTTTTCCAAGAAGCTAGAGAATCACATCGGTGCGATCTGGATATTCATCCATGACTACAATCGCCGTGTCAGAGAGAAGCTAGCACACAGGAAAGAGTCCATTTTTCCTCTGTCCTTTAATAAAATGCACTACCCGTTGATCTTGTGTTGACCGTGAAGCTAGCTAGGGCTTGCGCGGATTTTCTCACCAGAGCCACCTCAATCGACACTTCAAACGCTCAACAGGAGTAACACCTAGAATGTTGCAAAACTTATGGCAAGAATGTGCACTTTGGGCATAATTGTGCAAGATTTTCGTACGCTAATCATCTAGGGTTGAGGTGCCTGTTATCCATCTGGATATTTACCCCAACTTGAGGGTATGAGCCCATGCTTGATCGTCCAACTAGTCCTGGAAAAGACCAAGGGCAGTCTGCTGACCAAGACAGTGGATATGTGTCTCCCCCATCCGCCGTGTCTCTACCCAAAGGTGGAGGGGCGATTCAAGGCATTGGCGAAAAATTTGATGTCAATCCAGTTACAGGGACTGGCTCTCTGAGTATTCCGATCGCCGTTTCTCCGGGACGTTCCGGCTTCTCTCCTCAATTAACCTTGAGCTATGACTCTGGAGGTGGCAATGGTTCTTTTGGATTGGGATGGAATCTAAGCGTCCCGTCCATAACTCGCAAAACCCAAAAAGGGTTGCCGCAGTATCGTGATGCCGAAGACTCTGACATTTTTTTACTGTCAGGAGCAGAGGATTTGGTTCCAACTCTGCTCCGACGAGAAGATGACTGGGTTCGGGATGTGTTGTCAGTTTCAGTGCCTGAGCAGGTTCTTGATCCCAACTTAATTCCGGCTGATCGCGTTGACTCTGTCCTGTCTAGCTATCCTCACACAGGAGAATATTCTGTTCAGCGTTACCGCCCACGTATTGAAGGCTTGTTTGCCCGCATTGAACGATGGCAGCATCGGGCAACGGGGGATGTTCACTGGCGATCGGTCACTAAAGACAACATCACCAGTGTTTACGGAAAAACTCTGGAGAGCCGCATTGTTGATCCAGCCAAACCGTCCAGGATATTTGAATGGTTGCTCTGTGAGAGTTACGACGATAAGGGCAATGTCATTCTCTACCAGTACAAGCAAGAGAATCTAGACAATGTTAATCCGGCTCTGGTGCAGGAGAAAAACCGACTGGTCAATAGTCAAAGCTATACCAACCAGTATCTCAAGCGGGTTTTCTATGGAAACCGTAATCCCTATGAGCGGGGTAACTGGTTGTTCCAAGTGGTATTTGATTATGGGGAGCATGGCACCACCGATCCCCGATTAGATGACATCGTTCTGGAAGCGTTGACGGTAGAAGAACGGATTGCGGTAGACAACCCAACGCCGGAAGAAGATCAGACCTGGCCCCATCGCCCCGACGCCTTTTCCACATTCCGTTCAGGATTTGAGATCCGCACTCAACGACTCTGCCGCCGAGCCTTGATGTTTCACCACTTTGACGAACTGGGTGACGATTGGACGTTGGTGCGATCGACGGATTTTCGATTCGAGAAAGATCCGGTTGCAACTTATCTTGTGACCGCAACTCAAACAGGCTGCGTGCGAGATACAGATACAACCTACCGACGACGATCTTATCCACCATTGACCTTTACCTACGATCGCCCCCAAATTAACGAAGCCATTCAGACCCTTGATGCTGAGAGTCTTGAGAATTTACCGATCGGACTGGATGGCGATCGCTACCAGTGGCTCGATCTTGACGGTGAGGGGATTTCTGGCGTTCTGACGGAACAGGCAGGGGGATGGTTCTACAAAGCCAATTTGGGAAAGACCCAGTTTGCCCCTGTGCAATTGGTTGCCACTCGACCTTCTGTGTCAAATCTGCAAGGCAACCAGCAGCGGTTGATGGATCTAGCAGGGGATGGGCAACAGGATTTGGTGATTCTCAACAGGGGATTGCCGGGATTCTACGAGCGGGGCGATCGCCAGGGTTGGACATCCTTCAAACCTTTCAAGTCCATGCCTAATGTGAATTGGGCTGATCCCCATCTGCGAATGATTGACCTGAATGGCGACGGACACGCCGATATCCTAATTTCTGAGCATGAGGTGTTTGTCTGGTATCCCTCTGAAGCAGAAGCGGGTTTTGGTGAATCTGCCATCACGCGCAAGCTCCGCAATGAGGAACAGGGGCCTGCCGTGGTGTTTGCCGATGCGGATCAATCGATTTACCTGTCGGATATGACGGGGGATGGATTGAACGACATTGTGCGAATTCGCAATGGGGAGGTTTGCTACTGGCCCAATCTGGGCTATGGCAAGTTTGGAGCCAAAGTGACGATGGGGCAAGCTCCCTACTTTGACCATCCGGAACTGTTTAACCAGCAGCGGATTCGGTTAGCGGATATCGATGGTTCAGGCACCACAGACATTCTTTATTTGGGACGAGA of Candidatus Obscuribacterales bacterium contains these proteins:
- a CDS encoding SpvB/TcaC N-terminal domain-containing protein — encoded protein: MLDRPTSPGKDQGQSADQDSGYVSPPSAVSLPKGGGAIQGIGEKFDVNPVTGTGSLSIPIAVSPGRSGFSPQLTLSYDSGGGNGSFGLGWNLSVPSITRKTQKGLPQYRDAEDSDIFLLSGAEDLVPTLLRREDDWVRDVLSVSVPEQVLDPNLIPADRVDSVLSSYPHTGEYSVQRYRPRIEGLFARIERWQHRATGDVHWRSVTKDNITSVYGKTLESRIVDPAKPSRIFEWLLCESYDDKGNVILYQYKQENLDNVNPALVQEKNRLVNSQSYTNQYLKRVFYGNRNPYERGNWLFQVVFDYGEHGTTDPRLDDIVLEALTVEERIAVDNPTPEEDQTWPHRPDAFSTFRSGFEIRTQRLCRRALMFHHFDELGDDWTLVRSTDFRFEKDPVATYLVTATQTGCVRDTDTTYRRRSYPPLTFTYDRPQINEAIQTLDAESLENLPIGLDGDRYQWLDLDGEGISGVLTEQAGGWFYKANLGKTQFAPVQLVATRPSVSNLQGNQQRLMDLAGDGQQDLVILNRGLPGFYERGDRQGWTSFKPFKSMPNVNWADPHLRMIDLNGDGHADILISEHEVFVWYPSEAEAGFGESAITRKLRNEEQGPAVVFADADQSIYLSDMTGDGLNDIVRIRNGEVCYWPNLGYGKFGAKVTMGQAPYFDHPELFNQQRIRLADIDGSGTTDILYLGRDTVSLWFNQSGNSWSTPHRLSNFPRVDNLASVQVVDLLGNGTACLVWSSPLPDRTHQRMQYIDLMGSQKPHLLRQIQNNLGAETRLHYAASTKFYLEDKQSGTPWLTKIPFPVHVVERVETIDHISGNRFVSSYRYRHGYFDGKEREFHGFGCVWQTDTQEFSALQESGATNATDAAFHMPPVLTKTWFHTGFYRDRNHISQLFAEEYYAEDPEAILLADTVFPRGLTLPEGTLQEENTLLPQRLTPQEAHEVCRALKGSVLRQEVYALDESEQSEHPYTVSESNYEVRWLQPRHDGQYGVFFVHPREALNYAYDRNPDDPRISHSLTLEVDTFGTVLKSASVVYPRRESQLPNHPFVRTAQTQTFITYSEVDVIHRPDELTFYRIGLPFEARAYEITGLPRSEDSPFTVAGLLAEIQDADEIAYEVQPTDGLVQKRLVERDRIQYLSNNQDPLPFGEVESLALPFQTYRLAFTRELIQRVYGDRVNDDLLREGRYEQIEGEQTEGLWW